The following coding sequences lie in one Mycobacterium sp. DL440 genomic window:
- a CDS encoding TetR/AcrR family transcriptional regulator produces MTELEKGPRGLRRGRGAQERILSASRQLFRDQGINSTGMDQLCAVAKVSKRTFYQHFTGKDELIAEHLRRFDPDLLPEVFDRTDLTPRERLLAAFDLHGPLCPFIAAAVEIHDPDHPARVRARDYKKAFAARLTETAREAGATNPEQLGEQLALLLDGASARSRVLNSETFATAAAMAAVLIDNAIPIATDPSDAGGN; encoded by the coding sequence ATGACGGAGCTGGAGAAGGGGCCGCGGGGTCTACGCCGGGGCAGGGGAGCGCAAGAGCGTATTCTCAGCGCTTCACGACAGCTGTTCCGCGATCAAGGCATCAACAGCACCGGCATGGACCAGCTCTGCGCGGTGGCCAAGGTGTCAAAGCGCACGTTTTACCAGCACTTCACGGGCAAGGACGAGCTGATCGCCGAACACCTACGCCGATTCGATCCCGACTTGCTGCCCGAGGTGTTCGACCGCACCGACCTCACACCTCGTGAACGGCTCCTTGCCGCCTTCGACCTCCACGGTCCGCTGTGCCCGTTCATCGCGGCCGCCGTCGAAATCCACGATCCGGACCACCCGGCACGCGTACGTGCCCGCGACTACAAGAAAGCCTTTGCCGCGCGGCTCACCGAAACCGCCCGCGAGGCCGGCGCCACCAACCCCGAACAGCTCGGCGAACAACTCGCGCTGCTCTTGGACGGTGCTTCAGCTCGCAGCCGAGTCCTCAACTCCGAGACCTTCGCCACCGCCGCCGCCATGGCAGCCGTCCTCATCGACAACGCCATCCCCATCGCAACGGACCCGTCCGACGCAGGCGGGAACTAG
- a CDS encoding SDR family NAD(P)-dependent oxidoreductase, with translation MGKLDGKVAVITGATSGLALAGAKLFVDEGAHVFITGRRKDALDEAVELIGRNVTGVQGDSADLDDLDRLFDTVKQEKGAIDVLWASSGTGEQSRLGEITEEHFDATFSLNARGTLFTVQKALPLFNDGGSIFMTGSNASLKGYPEWSVYAASKAVLPAYARVWVSELKDRKIRVNVLTPGQVATPKQEELFDEEMKAQFESLIPRGKMGRPEEIASVALFLASDDSSYVNGMELVVDGGTAAI, from the coding sequence ATGGGAAAGCTTGATGGCAAGGTCGCGGTGATCACCGGCGCGACAAGTGGTTTGGCGCTGGCCGGCGCCAAGTTGTTCGTTGACGAAGGAGCTCATGTCTTCATCACGGGCCGACGGAAGGACGCGCTGGACGAAGCCGTCGAACTGATCGGGCGGAACGTGACCGGCGTACAGGGCGATTCGGCCGACCTCGACGATTTGGACCGTTTGTTCGACACGGTCAAGCAGGAAAAGGGCGCGATCGACGTGTTGTGGGCAAGTTCCGGGACGGGCGAGCAGAGCAGGCTCGGCGAGATCACCGAGGAACACTTCGATGCGACCTTCTCACTGAACGCGCGCGGCACGCTGTTCACGGTTCAGAAGGCGCTGCCGCTATTCAACGATGGCGGATCGATCTTCATGACCGGGTCAAACGCGTCGCTCAAGGGCTACCCCGAGTGGAGCGTGTACGCAGCGAGCAAGGCCGTGCTGCCCGCCTACGCGCGAGTGTGGGTATCCGAGTTGAAGGACAGGAAGATCCGGGTGAATGTGCTGACCCCCGGCCAGGTCGCCACGCCGAAGCAGGAGGAGTTGTTCGACGAGGAGATGAAAGCGCAGTTCGAATCCCTGATCCCGCGGGGAAAGATGGGCCGCCCCGAGGAGATCGCGTCGGTCGCGCTGTTCCTCGCCTCGGACGACTCGAGCTATGTCAATGGCATGGAGTTGGTTGTCGACGGCGGCACCGCAGCGATCTAG
- a CDS encoding nuclear transport factor 2 family protein, with protein MTTFAPHRDTVESFVDCMHGGADKDALSGILADDVVLYSPLGDEPLTGREAVLEAMQTVGAAAADLTYKEVLSGETHHAAYFRLQIEDTVVNGMDYILLDADGKIAEVTIWWRPLPAGVEMQGRLATLLGMRPWELVTDVG; from the coding sequence ATGACCACCTTCGCCCCGCACCGCGACACCGTGGAGTCCTTCGTCGACTGCATGCACGGCGGCGCAGACAAAGATGCTCTTTCCGGCATCCTCGCCGACGATGTGGTGCTGTACAGCCCACTCGGCGATGAACCACTTACCGGCCGCGAGGCAGTCCTGGAAGCCATGCAGACTGTCGGCGCGGCAGCGGCCGACCTCACCTATAAGGAGGTCCTCAGCGGCGAGACCCACCACGCCGCATACTTCAGGCTGCAGATTGAAGACACCGTGGTCAACGGAATGGACTACATCCTGCTCGACGCGGACGGCAAGATCGCCGAGGTGACCATATGGTGGCGCCCGTTGCCGGCCGGCGTCGAGATGCAGGGACGCCTTGCGACTCTCCTGGGCATGCGGCCCTGGGAACTTGTCACGGATGTGGGGTAA
- a CDS encoding LLM class F420-dependent oxidoreductase, with protein sequence MTRPVRVAVQIQPGGTPDYRTWRDAVLAADDLGVDVIFGYDHFHRPAMKALVDGKPVLFDEQPDVANFEGWTALASWGEITSHAEIGLLVTGVGYRNADLLADMARTVDHISGGRLILGLGAGWYEKDYTTYGYDFGTFGSRFDLFDESLIRIENRLAALIPPPVRKLPILIGGTGPKRSLPAVARHADIWHAFQDLDAFRRSSDRVDELAATFGRNGADIERSTLWENADSADAFREAGVTLFQTELTADDGYDLSSLKEVLTWRDNG encoded by the coding sequence ATGACTCGTCCCGTCCGCGTCGCCGTACAGATCCAGCCCGGCGGCACGCCCGACTATCGCACGTGGCGCGACGCCGTCCTGGCCGCCGACGACCTCGGCGTCGACGTGATCTTCGGCTACGACCACTTCCACCGCCCGGCGATGAAGGCTCTCGTCGACGGCAAACCCGTCCTGTTCGACGAGCAACCCGACGTCGCCAACTTCGAGGGCTGGACCGCGCTCGCGTCGTGGGGCGAGATCACCTCACACGCCGAGATCGGACTCCTCGTCACCGGCGTCGGTTACCGCAACGCGGACCTGCTCGCTGACATGGCGCGCACTGTCGACCACATCAGCGGCGGCCGGCTCATCCTCGGCCTCGGCGCGGGGTGGTACGAAAAAGACTACACCACTTACGGTTACGACTTCGGTACCTTCGGCTCCCGCTTCGATCTGTTCGACGAAAGCCTGATCCGCATCGAAAACCGGCTTGCTGCACTGATTCCGCCGCCCGTGCGCAAGCTGCCGATCCTCATCGGCGGCACGGGCCCCAAGCGCTCACTGCCCGCCGTCGCCCGGCACGCCGACATCTGGCACGCGTTCCAGGACCTCGACGCGTTCCGCAGGTCCAGCGACCGGGTCGACGAACTGGCAGCGACGTTCGGCCGCAACGGGGCCGATATCGAACGCTCGACGCTGTGGGAGAACGCCGACAGCGCCGACGCCTTCCGCGAAGCAGGCGTCACGTTGTTCCAGACCGAACTCACCGCCGACGACGGTTACGACCTCTCGTCGCTCAAGGAGGTGCTCACCTGGCGGGACAACGGGTGA
- a CDS encoding dihydrofolate reductase family protein, translating into MGRLIYGFNVSVDGYIADAQANIDWSDPSEELHQYWNDFERETALAFYGRRLYELMSAYWPTADKDPDATPLIVDFAHIWRDMPKVVFSRTLESVDWNSRLERGDPVEVVTKLKAETDGRLEVAGATLAAPIVQAGLVDEYRIVIAPTAVGGGTPFFPTLPSWISLRLLENRTFPCGTVLLRYEATRD; encoded by the coding sequence ATGGGCAGACTCATCTATGGCTTCAATGTGTCGGTGGACGGGTACATCGCCGACGCCCAAGCCAACATCGACTGGTCCGATCCGAGCGAAGAACTGCACCAGTACTGGAACGACTTCGAGCGGGAGACCGCCCTGGCGTTCTACGGGCGGCGGCTCTACGAACTGATGTCCGCGTACTGGCCGACCGCCGACAAGGACCCGGACGCCACCCCTCTGATCGTCGACTTCGCCCACATTTGGCGCGACATGCCCAAGGTCGTGTTCTCGCGCACCCTGGAGTCCGTCGACTGGAACTCCCGGCTGGAACGCGGCGACCCGGTCGAGGTGGTAACGAAGCTGAAAGCCGAAACCGACGGCAGGCTGGAGGTGGCCGGCGCGACGCTGGCCGCACCGATCGTGCAGGCCGGACTCGTGGACGAGTACCGGATCGTGATCGCACCCACCGCCGTGGGTGGCGGCACCCCGTTCTTCCCAACACTGCCGTCATGGATCTCGCTGCGACTGTTGGAGAACCGTACCTTCCCGTGCGGCACGGTCCTGCTGCGATACGAGGCCACACGCGACTGA